A genomic stretch from Hemicordylus capensis ecotype Gifberg chromosome 1, rHemCap1.1.pri, whole genome shotgun sequence includes:
- the LOC128326343 gene encoding olfactory receptor 1013-like, with amino-acid sequence MTAKRFMNVRNHTAVTEFILLGFTTNPKLQQLLFGVFLIIYIASLAGNIALIALIYSSSHLHTPMYFFIGNLSFLDLWYSSVYTPKILVNCISEDKSISFGGCTSQFFFSAGLAYSECYLLAAMAYDRYVAIATPLLYSTAMSKKLCTGLVAFSYLGGFINATILTSETFTLTFCDGNIIDDFFCDVPPLVKLSCDVTENYQIMLYFLLTFNIISPSAFILASYGFILAAILRIRSTEGRRKAFSTCASHLTAVTLYYGSILFIYSRPSSSYALGRDKWASTFYTVVFPMLNPLIYSLRNKDVIKAVKKLTSKRTHF; translated from the coding sequence ATGACTGCAAAAAGATTCATGAACGTCAGAAATCACACAGCAGTGACTGAGTTCATACTTCTGGGGTTCACTACAAACCCCAAACTGCAACAGCTTCTGTTTGGGGTGTTTCTGATCATCTATATAGCTAGCCTTGCAGGGAACATTGCACTCATTGCTCTAATCTACAGCAGCTCCCATCTTCACACACCCATGTATTTCTTCATTGGCAACCTGTCCTTCCTGGACCTCTGGTATTCCTCTGTCTATACCCCTAAGATCCTGGTGAACTGTATCTCTGAGGACAAGAGCATTTCCTTTGGGGGTTGTACTTCACAGTTCTTCTTCTCAGCTGGCCTTGCTTATAGTGAATGCTACCTCCTGGCAGCTATGGCCTATGACCGCTATGTGGCCATTGCTACTCCGTTGTTGTATTCAACTGCCATGTCCAAAAAACTATGTACAGGGCTGGTGGCCTTCTCCTATTTAGGTGGATTCATCAATGCCACTATCCTCACCAGTGAAACCTTCACATTGACCTTCTGTGATGGCAACATAATTGATGATTTCTTCTGTGATGTGCCTCCTCTGGTGAAACTTTCCTGTGATGTGACTGAAAATTACCAAATAATGTTGTATTtcctcctgacttttaacatcatttccccctcagctttcatCCTTGCCTCCTATGGCTTCATCCTGGCAGCCATCTTGAGGATCCGCTCCACTGAAGGGAGACGTAAAGCCTTCTCCACATGTGCTTCCCATCTGACAGCTGTGACTTTGTACTATGGCTCCATCCTCTTCATATACTCGCGCCCCAGCTCCAGCTATGCCTTGGGCAGGGACAAATGGGCCTCCACGTTCTAcacagtggtttttcccatgcTGAATCCATTGATTTACAGCTTGAGGAACAAGGATGTTATCAAGGCTGTGAAGAAGCTGACTAGTAAAAGAACACATTTCTGA